Below is a genomic region from Sphaeramia orbicularis chromosome 6, fSphaOr1.1, whole genome shotgun sequence.
cattttggttcaggctccacatacagaccaatgtgatctacagtaaaaataacaacacaatgacccataaataatgacaactacaaattttctttttgaaaaattatgtggaaaaatttacaaaaaaaaataaaaataaaaataacattacactgtgaaaatatttacatttacaaaactattctttcacaacaaaatgcaaataaatacataaataaaaacaaagatgaacaacccgaaatgtgcaatgttaacaatattctgcctgttactaaatgttttgtgcatctatagattcactgtgatgtggagttgtgttaataataagagatggaatattgtcgAAAtagttcaaattttagttccaaaatccaaaaattttaacaatattctgcctgttactaaatgtttatgtaacattgtgtgtaatgtaaatgtataaataataagtcgaggaataatattgttaaaattgcactaatttttctgatgaaatttcagttttttcaggttattcacatcttttttgtaaaatctaaatattttcatcatgtaattgggttttttttgtgctaaaacaaaaagagaaacttggatttgtcattatttataggttattaagtcattattttactggtctgtcccacttgagatcaaattgggctaaatatggcccctgaaccaaaatgagtttgacacccctggtttagagcataataatattcattcaacctaagaaacaaacaataaaaacttaaaatgacAGACTTTTAGACAAAACCAACAATTAATTAATTCGTTTTTCCACACATACGTTCATTTTGTGATATATGGAAGTAAGTTATCCACATTTTAAAATCATATTGTCATAATGTTAATACCTTGATAGAAATATTATGTaggttattttttactttatgaaGACCCAAATATGATATGCATCAATCATCTCTTTTTATGCATTTAGGTATATAAAATTCTATCACTCACATCTTTTGCATAAAAATAAAGTCCAAGTTAAACTGAAGCACAACTGTCACACTATACCTCTGCACAAACCTAATGATGTAACTGCTAATGTATATTTTGAGATACATACTGAAAATTTCaatttaaatgttattaaaatGCAATTATTTAATTACCTGTCAGGATTGTATTCATTTATCTGGAGTGTTTGGTATCatgatatcattttcatttagttAATCTTAATTTTCAAAAATATTTAACACAAATATATCATAGAGCTGCTGTAAAAGGGGGAATATTCATTGTGGTTGAGCATGAATCTGAACAGTGGCTTCACAGAAAGAGAAATACAAGAAGAAAGCCTGGTTTAGAGAGAATATTGcagctgaaaaaagaaaaaaaagaagttttcaCTTTGCATTAATGAGGTGTAATTACAATATTTTAGCTTGGAGTGTTCTTGTTTTATAATAACAAAATGATACTTAATGAATGCACATAAGACAGTATATAATTTACAATTAATGTCTAATGGGAATTTGCAGGAACATataaaaatgcattattatttatGCAGTAAAATAACTCTTTGATGCGCAGGATTGGTttccggcttttttttttttttttttgtaactataCTTTTTGGTCTGAAAACATTagaaacaattcattcattcaaactaaATTCAAGTACAAGTGGAATCTATTTTAGGATCTAGAATTACACAATATACTCATATGCTCGGAGTTTATCAAACTTTTTCTGAACTGCTAAATGAACTTTCTCTTTTGGTAAATCCAGTACTAAAAAGCTGGTGACTTGACCTACTTCTGTTTTCTAAaagctttttgaacatttttttttaaccgaaGAACGATAATAGTTACACTTCAGTTTGAGTTTCACACTTTAAAAAGCTATGGAATCAAGTTTTTGACACACTAAAGCTCTATAAATACACTCCATGAGAATTAATTTAGTCTTTTTGATCCCTTGAGAAAGCAGACATGTCAGCCTCGCTCCTCTGTATTAATGGGACAGAGCTTTCAGGGGGAGGGACCTCCACTGACTCCCATTAAAGAGAGTATCCATAAAAGAGCTGAGACAAGACTGCAGCCAGCACactgaagaaagagagagagagagagagagacagagagagagagagagagagagagagagagagagagaagaaaaaagaagaaaacctaGAGACAGATTTGGGTGTAACAGTGTGAACGAGAGGCTGAGCCCAGAGCAGAGGAGATAGGAGCacagggaaggaggaggagggtgagaaAGAGGAAAGAGTCAGAGAGAGCAAAGACAGGGACGCACATATCACAGCGTGGAACAGGTTCTTTTTGCAGCTCTTGCACTCAGCCTCAGCAGACATGCCTAACTTTGCCGGCAACTGGAAAATGAAGTCCAGTGAGAATTTTGATGAACTTCTCAAAAAACTGGGTAAGCCCTCTCCCTCTTTTCTTCATCCTCTCCTCTTCCCCTGCTACAGCCAGATCAACATCCCTGCATGAGGTTGACTATCCATCATGTCCTCATAGAAAAAGGCTTTTCTTGTTGCTCTGGAATGGCATGCCCGACTTCCAACAACATCGTATTGTTCGCAGAAGCTCCCTGCATGGGAAAGGAGGTAAAGATCTACAGGGAGATGCTGCTGAGGGGAAATCCCTCAGCCTTACAGGAGATATGAAACATTGGATGCTGAATTCCAGCTAAACAGACATGGTATTGTTACCAGGAACATGAAGAGAGGAGGGGGGCACAACATTATTCATGTTAAGCATTTAAGTAGGGCATGGATTAGCAATGCCAGGGGAGGTCTCTGGAGCACAGTGCTATTCTCTTGTGTCCTATCTTTCTTCGTTTTCTTTCAGCCTTCTTCTTAGTCTTAACTGATGATTGTGATGGTTTAGATTTGGACCAGTTAAACTGGGTCATTCAATTGTGTTGCAGCGTTTCGTCACGCCGGCACTGCTAAAACACACAGGGCACGACGAAAAGGCTGAGTGTCTTTACAATAATGTAGAAATCTTCAAAGAGGAGTCCCGCTGGGAGTACAAGGAACAGCCTCAACAACTCTACAAACTGTTCAAAGCAACAGAACAACATTACAACCTGTTAGATCTTTAACAACACAGGAATTCTTCTGGATTTTTAACACAGAGGGGGATGTTTGAGTTAGAATGTGAACACTTATTATCTTTCAAAACATTTAGTTTCTCGGCACACATGAGATCGATTTCACTTGTTTTATTGCAGTTCTAGATCCAAAGCTGCTCGTCTGTTCAGATAAAACGAAAACTAGAAATGAATCCCTTTCAATGATCCTTCTCAAAGACCAGTAACTGCTGTAAATCCCCCACCATCAatgccaaaaaataaaataagaagcaTTAACATCAGAGATCACAGTTCAGATCTTGAGTCCAGAGGAACATCAGTGCCCTGGCTCAGCACCTCGTTCATTTATGGGCACATTAAAGCCACATCTGCCAGAGCAGATCACTCGTTCCTCCTTACATAAGGACTCAGTCAATGCAGAGCTACGATGGCAACTAATGGGGATTCCAGTGCTGCAGGGCCGCCACTTtccatcatcatcttcataaTTATCTGTTGACTCTGAGGTTTCCCTTCTGTAGGAGGGGATTGTTATCCATGGGTGCAGATAGCAGAGGAACAAGGGGACACGCTGAGTGAACAGAGCTGTACAAATTGATCAGACTCATGGTTTGTTAATTGAAAACAAGCATGTGTGCTCTGGGAATATTAAAAAAACTGCATGATTCATGTACAGATTAATGCTGAGCCACAATGTGAGTTTTTTGTCAGGAGCTGAGGTGAATGAGGAAAATAATATAAACTTTGCAATTTAATAATATTTAATTGTCACAATCAGAAGAAAAACTTCATGCCTGCCCTCTACGTGATGCTAGTTTTTTGGACTTTATAAGGCTAAAATCTGAGTTATGGCTGGTTTGCTCTTGCACTGATGGTTTAAAATATTGAAATATCAGCATACAGGCCTTGCCTTTCAGCTCTGAGAAAGACTAATTATGACCTAAAGATGTGTGTAAAATTAACATTATGGAAAACTTCTGTCGATATGCCTCTGAAATTACAAATAATATTGTCATTTGAagcatttatttgcagaaaaagaAACAACTATAGTGGTGTCAGACCTCGACtaatgcaaacaaaacaaattcCTGTTAATTTGTTTAATATTGTTGATCAAGCtactataataatatttgatcTTACAGAAGGTTCAGAAATCAGTTGTTGGAATAAACTTTCAGAGACATCTTTCATGCATTTCATGGCATGTACTCAGTCAGTCTGTCATATTGCGGTTGGATGATATATTTCACTCCAAAAGCTAAAATAAAAGCAGCTCAGCTTTgtcttgatcacattccagtgaTTTTAAATTGGGTGGAGGTCTGGAAATTTGGGAagatcttttattttatttattatttatgtatttttttcagacagaaaaagtgaaataaattaatcgTGAGAGATCTTTTTTTGATCGTGGGTGGTTGTCCTCACTGATGCTCATGCATATTTAATTCTATAAAAACACATGGCGTGATCAGTGGGATTATGGGTGGGGTCCAGTTGCTGTCAGAATAATATGATTTGATGCCTGGGTGTTGAACAAACAAGACCACAGTGTTTGTGGGACAGAAGGATCTCACAAAAACCCATCAGAACTAATTTATTCTTTGGAGAATACACGATAAAATCTGGTTCATACTCTTTCTAGGCTTCTTACTTATTCAGCTAATCACAGGTGACAAGAGAGGGCAGAGAACTGACAAAGCCAAGGCCTTTGGCAGGACATGAAGCCAGATGGCCTTGCAAAAATTAAAGTGCTGCCATAAGCCAGTGCTGTGCCACATGCAGGATCACCGCCTCTACAGCCACCAGACAAAAGACGGGGCCAACGCTGACCTCCGAACACAGTCTTAAGcgttcattttttcccccttctgGACAGAGCAGAATAATCCCTCACATGGACTTTGGTGCCAAAATTCCACACATTTCTCCCAGTTTTGAGAAATAGTTGAGGTTTCCGTTAGAACCACAGAGCATTTATTGTTTATTGACTCCCAAAAATTGACGTTTGTGTCATTCTTGCTTAAATTCGTGAACTTCAGGATGTTGAAGCTGTCCGTCCACAGAAATCCAAGCAGACATGAAGCCAGCCTGTGCCTCAGTGTGTCTGATAGGAGCTGGCGTGACGTGCCGGAGGAGGTCTAAATCTGGGTGGGGTTGACTCAGAACAGAAACACAGCAAAATATGATGGAGACTGTTCAGAGGCAGactttactgcagtgtttttcaaccttggagtcgggaccccacatggggtcgcctggaattcagttggggtcgactgaaatttctagtaattgataaaaaaaaacaaaaaaaaacaacttactaataataaaaaatatatggtgagttgacagagacaatcccaatacataaagaacatgacaaactgtgaagctgaaactgaagcactgtggttctgtttatctgtcaaatattcattgtggtcggtttcagatgctgcagctctttcataattcatagtttgagttcttgtttgttcagtattaattgtcagccttgtaaatccaagctggactgactgtacatatcctgaccaaggaaaatcaaattctcactttgtgcagtaatctacacctggcttttctgcctccatctataataatatacattatgtagactaaatgtcgtctaaaattaatgtttatttacaacatagtaaagcaaactattacatgatcaaaacaaattaatttcagcaaaaaaaaaagtctctgttttgactgtctggggtcgccagaaatttgtgaagttaaaatggggtcatgagccaagaaaggttgggaaccactgctttactgGCTTTTAGGATTAATAACAAGTAATAATATTTTCCCTTTTTGTGTGCACTATGTATTGTATATATCTATCAGTTTCATAAATGACTTGAATTTGTgttaatatacaaaatataagaccaatattaacccacaaagacccagtgttattttcatggcagttcccacatgacttttcctctctatttaacctttctgtatgtgatttatcaccatttagcaCAATGTTATACGCTGTATTctacttttttcagtgaaagtcatacattttcctatgtttaattcactgaacatgtagatgtccataaaagcccagattaaagctaagggttaatatatcagaaacagagaaaacagaagaaaaagtgactttttcagtcaaatctatcattaactgaacataaacccagtgtgtccatccactgtcattgatccaactccatgggttttactggtgaatcaatattatagaagatgacgatgtttccacgttcactacagagcctctgaacgtccaaatgggtcatatctgatgaccatgaaaagatgatgaactgtattttacaccaattattgtcatggattgataggattagtggatcagcagatattaaacattttcaatCTCAATTTCAATATTTGTCATGTGCACAGAGAACCAGACAGGATTCTTACTTTGCAGGTAACCCTTCGCCAAGCACATACAATCTAAGCAAAAGAAGTATAACAATTTAACTTTAAATAAGGAGCCTATATAAATAGAACTGAGCACATCTAACAAACTGTAACAAGTCTAGAAAAAAATGAGTCTAGAAATCAATAGATGATTTTAgccactttatgggttaaagtttgtcATTATCAGACCTTTCCATAAAAACACTCATCAGTTATATTTCATGGCGTAATTAAAATGTTCTTCGAGCCTATACATACAACTACATTTCCCAAACTTACAGATGGGACACAAAGTtcatggagctgtttttattggaaatgtgaatgtgTTTTCTAAGTTAAAATAATAGAAGGGTGCCTTGAAGAGTTTGGAAATGCTGAccaatgtaaaatacagagggaaGGTAAGAGATGGAACAAATGTTAAAAGATTAAATACTTCTGAAGATGGCTTCGGCCTGAACCACCAGTATTAGAGGACTAGATGAATATAGTCGATGAAATCCACAAAGTGGAGAGATTTGCATTTATGTTGAGGCTGCAAGCAGAACTCTATATGAGAAGGTGGAAAAAAtggattgctttttttttttttttttttttttgaaagacaaTCAATGTGGGTACTGTCATAAAAAGGTGAACTGCTGCTCAAATTTGATTTAAATTGCATAGCTTTATTGATATTACATACATGTGCCAATTGTTAACTTTGTTTTGAATAGTTAACTTATAGTCAAATACTTATTTGTCGAATGTTGCTTGTTTTGTTATTgctgtctttgttttgtgtgaaaaaaaaaaagaaaaagactaataaaaataagTGTTGTAAAAGATTAAATACACGGTAAAAGGTGCAGCAagatataaaaaaatgtaaaaaataattacaagaaaatgaCAAACAGCTCAAAGAtgcaaaaattaattaaaagcaGTGATGACAAAAGGAATGAAAAAGATGTCATGAAAAAGATGTaagacgttaaaaaaaaaaataataaagtaaaagacTTTCAGCTCATTATTGTGATTGTGGAACAGGCAGTAAAATTATAGTCATCATGTCaattcaatatgtatttcttTTTATCTTTAATTAGGATCCCAGGATGACTTAaaatttgggaaccactgacatagCATTAGCAGCACAACACAGATacacatattttattcattaatatTATAAGAAAGTATAGTATATTAACCAAACTGatcaaataaagttttttttttaatctgatttaATCTACAAACCAAAATTAAACAGTCATGGTAGGATTGTAAGGCCATTACTGAGATCAAACTAcacagttttcatttatttatttattgtcaaaaTTAAGTAGTTTTAATAGGACCATTTAGCAGCAGTTAATTCATGGCAGAATAGGACATTACAATGTACAATGTACTTTGTAAGGACTAATAAAAAGCCAACATAATAATGATATGATTGTGAATAATGGTGAATAATTACACCTACATATAGTGTTTTCAGCCTTATTTGCAACAGCAATGGATggaaggaaaataaaataaatataatgacaAAAGGTAGAGAGGGAAATCATTCATCTTCTTATTTTTGTGGATGTCTGGACTAAATTCAACTGATAATACTCAACTTATTTTACTACAGAAAACAATTCTAGCATCGGTAAAGAAGGTGCATACTGTTTTTGTCCTTgtatctgtatgtttttttttgtttttttttcatttcttctgGTATGATGGATTTCTTTTGCAAACTCACAATTTGCTTCAAGAAATTGTGTTTGTACCTGAAGTAAACCTTGGGGAATGTGGCAGGTTCTCCAAGATCACTCATATATGGGATACATTTCTTAGCAGTTCTTGTAAGAGGTTCAACATCCACTTTGTCAGAATCATCGATACATTGTCAATTAGAAAAGCATACATTTGCATTTTCGGCAGCCTGAATCATACATGGTATTATACAAAAACTAGGAGAAGTATTTCCAGGTAACAAATAATACTTTGAAAGAAaagacattatttttattttcaagaaTTTTCATTGGGTATCACTGGAGGTATTACATGGTTATTACCACATTATTACCAACATATTACTAAACTATAACACcattattatcatgttattgtCAGTTTGTAATGTAAAGTATACATACATGTATCGTATAAACTGTCTTGGTTAGTTCTATTGATGTTTTCAGCTCAATAGTTTTTACTAAGTACTTTTTTCCAAGTCTGGTTTGCAATTGCACAATTAgcttatttatctatctatttatttatttatttatttatttgttcttctcgctcctttttttcttctctttctcttcttttctttctatcttttatatgttattcttgctctaggaaagttagtgtatttttagaatgtattgtatgtattgaatgtatttgatgtatttggatgaagctgttcaatctgagcagactttcctatgtctgtcatgtttaacgtttttttctcagtatattatgactttgtaatctagGTGATGATTGTTATGTAAgtcatttgtccaggacaacagatggaaatgagcttttctgctaaatctggtgcatgcatcttgctctttgtaactaatgccaatacacccTGTCcggtaactaaataaataaatacaaatacaaataaagggGTATTGTGTAATCAGCAACAACCCCCCAAACATCCCCAGTGATACATTACATTGACTTTACATTATaagttatattaaccctttcatgcatagtggtcactacagtggacagttattctacggctgttcttttgtatattcatgggttttgttgttttagttccatatcagccaacacagtggacacttatgcatcatccaaaagactgcaattcatacaattactgtaactttgctgcttttgatagacctgatctgcagtaacatgttttagtgtaaatcaattgttaagtgttataagactgtaattaacaaattttttttttctccttatcctcctgagaccagcaATGCATtctgtcctctgtaagggacaaaagtttatcagttttactttaaaaattctgtgcattgcaaaggacattccattaaaaaaatcaatgcataaataaaaatcattttaaaatgtatctaaaaaactgttgcattatgcagtttccaatcaagacaattttttaatgtaataaagctaaaactgtcaatttcctgggtctcaggaggattttatctccatgaaatgagtaataaccaatattagagtatgataaaatatgacaaaacattagcaatttagcaattagcagcattaaaaatgtttttatttcatagttttcacacagtagatcactttctgatgatgatttttaaataaatgtttctttgcttcaaaacttaaatgcatggtgtccagctgagtggacatttttgtaactccacaaaaaacaggttcataaaaaaaaaaagaaaaaaaaaagaaaaatcagttgcattgtttttgtcatgcctaaagaggaacaaaaacactcaagaaaaaaatattgactaatgttctcataattcatgcatgaaagggttaaaatccaacTCTGTCCTTGTCGTCTCTGTTCAGGAGTCAACGCCATGCTGAGGAAGGTGGCCGTGGCAGCGGCCTCCAGTCCTCAAGTGGAGATCCGCCAGGATGGTGAGCAGTTCTACATCAAAACCTCCACCAGTGTACGCACCACCGAGATCAACTTCCACATCGGTGAAGAGTTCGACGAGGAAACAGTCGACGGGCGCAAGTGCAAGGTAGACCTGCAGACTGAAAACTCTGAACAGCAGCTTTTACCCATGGGTCTGATAATGTTTTAGAAGGGAAAACTTAAAGCTGTcaggaagaaagaagaaaagaaagaaaactataTTTCTCCTGGGTCCAATTAAGCAaacatgaacatcaacatgaaaaagtaaatttgtacacatcatttatcaagtgcaTAATGAAAGTAGGCTTTTATATTAGTCATAGTTAATGAGGTGAGTTTCAGTATTGTGAAGAATGAAaggaataaatattaaaaaaaagtcaatatttatCATAAATGTGACTGCATAAAGACATCAGGGTTTTATTATGTGTGGTGGCCCATAGgcgcaacagcccaaaaaattatccactataagaaaaaaaaaagagaacagctcaaaaaattatccactctaagaaaaaaagagaacagcccaaaaaaatgatctactataagaaaaaaaagagaacagtccaaaaaattatccactataagaaaaaaaagagaacagtccaaaaaattatccactataagaaaaaaaagagaacagtccaaaaaattatccactataagaaaaaaaagaaaacagcccaaaaaaatgatctactgtgagaaaaaaaaaaaaaaaaaacatcacccaccttttcaattaagggggcgctgtttacccaaaaggtctcttgctttaaaattaaggccaccagaaaaaataaaagcatgggctgaaaatttttaaggccttcagctaatgtggctaaagctaacaaagtaacccaccggaagtggaggtcggtgtgctaaaaataaaactttttaaaaaatatatagtggattattttttggggGCTGATGGAtattgttttgggctgttctctcttttttttcttgtagtggatattgttttgggctgttctctctttttttttccttgtagtggataattttttgggctgttacacctctgggccaccgtaattaTGTACAAATGTGTGGCAAAAAAAAGTGGCAAAAGGTATGTGAAATATTTACTTTACAAAtgtaattatgaaataaaatacatgtatattactgctaaaaaaattcagaaattaAGAACATATAATGGTGAAAAACAACTCAGAAACAATCATAATTCttataagtggtgccaggcacaacaaaccccacccctcgcacgtattttagcttattttggcatcgatccagctgatgtcatcatgtctgttcatgtgctgatgtcatcatatcaattgcctctatatatgtgccaagtttgaaataaattgaaaaagaatttatgtttttatagacatgtgaaatttcgctcattttaa
It encodes:
- the crabp1a gene encoding cellular retinoic acid-binding protein 1a, which produces MPNFAGNWKMKSSENFDELLKKLGVNAMLRKVAVAAASSPQVEIRQDGEQFYIKTSTSVRTTEINFHIGEEFDEETVDGRKCKSLATWETENKIHCQQTLVEGDGPKTFWTRELNGDELTLIFGADEIICTRIYIRE